A stretch of Lachancea thermotolerans CBS 6340 chromosome D complete sequence DNA encodes these proteins:
- the SEC61 gene encoding translocon subunit SEC61 (highly similar to uniprot|P32915 Saccharomyces cerevisiae YLR378C SEC61 Essential subunit of Sec61 complex (Sec61p Sbh1p and Sss1p) forms a channel for SRP- dependent protein import and retrograde transport of misfolded proteins out of the ER with Sec63 complex allows SRP-independent protein import into ER) gives MSGRLLDLFKPFEAFLPEVISPERKVPYNQKLIWTGVSLLIFLVLGQIPLYGIVSSETSDPLYWLRAMLASNRGTLMELGVTPIITSSMIFQFLQGTQLLQVNMENKQDRELFQIAQKVCAILLTFGQAVVVVLSGNYGKPSDIGIAISLLLIFQLMFASFIVLLLDELLAKGYGLGSGISLFTATNIAEQIFWKAFAPTTVNSGRGNEFEGAVIALFHLLAVRKDKKRALVEAFYRQNLPNMFQVLSTVGVFLFVLYLQGFRYELPIRSTRTRGQVGVYPIKLFYTSNTPIMLQSALTSNVFLISQIMYQRFPSNPVVRLVGVWGARPGSPMGQQVALSGLSYYIQPPFSVADAILDPIKTVIYVAFVLGACAMFSKTWTEISGTSPRDVAKQFKDQGLVINGKRESNVYRELKKIIPTAAAFGGATIGALSVGSDLLGTLGSGTSILMATTTIYGYYETAAKEGGFSKNLVAGFSEMM, from the coding sequence ATGAGTGGTCGTCTTCTAGATCTGTTCAAGCCTTTCGAGGCGTTCCTCCCTGAGGTTATCTCGCCCGAGAGGAAGGTCCCATATAACCAGAAATTGATATGGACCGGAGTTTCGTTACTAATTTTCCTAGTGCTCGGTCAGATACCGCTGTATGGCATTGTGTCAAGTGAGACTTCTGACCCTCTATACTGGCTGCGTGCAATGCTGGCGTCTAACCGTGGTACGCTGATGGAATTGGGTGTCACCCCTATCATCACTTCCTCCATGATCTTCCAGTTCTTGCAAGGTACTCAATTGCTTCAAGTGAACATGGAAAACAAGCAGGACCGCGAGCTGTTCCAGATAGCGCAAAAAGTTTGCGCTATTTTGCTCACTTTCGGCCAGGCCGTCGTTGTTGTGTTGAGCGGAAACTACGGCAAACCGTCAGATATTGGTATTGCAATTTCTCTCCTGTTGATCTTCCAGCTGATGTTTGCATCGTTCATTGTTCTCTTGTTGGACGAATTGCTGGCTAAGGGATATGGTCTAGGCTCTGGTATTTCCTTGTTCACTGCCACCAACATTGCCGAGCAGATCTTCTGGAAGGCCTTTGCCCCCACTACCGTTAACTCCGGTCGTGGCAACGAGTTTGAGGGTGCTGTCATCGCTTTGTTCCATCTGCTGGCTGTTAGAAAGGAcaagaaaagagctcttgTTGAGGCTTTCTACAGACAAAACCTACCAAACATGTTCCAGGTTTTGTCAACAGTTGgtgtctttttgtttgtcTTGTATTTGCAGGGCTTCCGTTACGAGCTACCTATCAGATCCACTAGAACCAGAGGCCAGGTGGGTGTTTACCCAATTAAGCTCTTTTACACTTCCAACACGCCAATTATGTTGCAAAGTGCTTTGACCTCTaatgtgtttttgatttctcAGATCATGTACCAAAGATTCCCATCCAACCCAGTCGTGCGCTTGGTCGGTGTCTGGGGTGCTAGACCTGGCTCACCAATGGGCCAGCAGGTTGCTCTAAGTGGTTTGTCTTATTACATTCAACCTCCATTTTCCGTGGCAGACGCCATTTTGGACCCTATTAAGACTGTCATTTACGTTGCTTTCGTCTTGGGCGCTTGCGCCATGTTCTCCAAGACTTGGACTGAAATCTCGGGTACCTCTCCACGCGATGTCGCCAAGCAGTTCAAAGACCAAGGTTTGGTCATTAACGGCAAGAGAGAATCCAACGTTTACAgagagctgaagaagatcatcCCAACAGCTGCGGCTTTTGGCGGCGCTACCATTGGCGCCTTGTCTGTCGGCTCCGACCTACTGGGCACGTTGGGCTCCGGTACGTCGATTCTGATGGCCACCACCACTATCTACGGTTACTACGAGACCGCTGCCAAAGAGGGCGGcttctccaagaacttggttGCTGGTTTCTCCGAGATGATGTGA
- a CDS encoding nucleobase cation symporter-1 family protein (similar to uniprot|P38196 SYBL042C Saccharomyces cerevisiae YBL042C FUI1 High affinity uridine permease localized to the plasma membrane not involved in uracil transport) → MTSANDAASAFEILVHKPTRENDDYLLSKRHGEGVTVVDSSGDEEAEEPPKSLWQRFVKAVKPEAQSPYDEPPKNWREKTVRFLEVTQHQRASNRRAEGIVESFLFNDDLAPVEASRRVWDWKQYVFLWVSESFNVNTWQISATGLQLGLNWWQTWICIWVGYMAVASFVAINSRIGNFYHIAFPISSRISFGIYFSLWIVLNRVVMGCVWYSVQTYIGSQTVQLMLKAIFGNNLEERIPNTMDTQNITTFGFMCFMIFWAAQLPALWFPPHTLKYLFTVKSIITPFAAFGFLIWTLKKSHGKLALGSLNDVHPHGSELGWNFVISIMSALDNLSTLILNAPDYSRFAKTRYSSIYSQLVILPVMYAIISIIGIIVTSAAYTMYGINYWSPLDVLGRFLDHSTAGNRGGVFMIAFCFGIAQLGSNIASNSISAGTDMTALLPKFINIRRGGYICAAISLAICPWNLMASSSKFTTALSAYAVFLSSISGVVCADYYVVRKGLISLQHCYSNAPGTLYMYGSRFGTNWRAVAAYVLGIVPNFPGFLGSLDVKGVPSGAMHVYHLNYLVGFLVSFLLYSIFCYFSPVNGMPEGVGFFDFSRWFERWVEVDDFATRRKQFEIDGVDPDNNEYTDELSSASVDNFRNDGKV, encoded by the coding sequence ATGACAAGTGCAAACGACGCGGCTTCCGCGTTCGAAATTCTCGTACACAAACCCACCCGGGAGAATGATGACTACCTTCTGTCCAAGAGACACGGTGAGGGTGTCACAGTCGTTGATTCTAGCGGTGATGAGGAGGCAGAAGAGCCACCTAAATCTCTCTGGCAGCGGTTTGTCAAGGCCGTCAAGCCAGAAGCCCAGAGCCCCTACGATGAGCCGCCCAAGAATTGGCGCGAAAAAACGGTTCGCTTCCTTGAAGTCACACAACACCAGCGCGCGTCCAACCGCCGTGCTGAGGGCATTGTGGAgtctttcttgttcaacGATGACTTGGCTCCCGTGGAGGCCAGTAGAAGAGTCTGGGACTGGAAGCAGTACGTGTTTCTATGGGTCTCTGAGTCCTTCAATGTCAACACATGGCAGATTTCTGCTACGGGTCTGCAGCTGGGCCTTAACTGGTGGCAGACGTGGATCTGTATCTGGGTCGGTTACATGGCTGTGGCCTCCTTCGTCGCGATCAACTCGCGGATTGGTAACTTTTATCACATAGCATTCCCCATTTCCTCGAGAATCTCCTTTGGTATTTACTTCTCTTTGTGGATCGTCCTCAACAGAGTCGTGATGGGCTGTGTTTGGTACAGTGTCCAAACTTACATTGGTTCCCAGACGGTCCAGCTGATGCTGAAGGCCATTTTCGGTAACAATCTCGAGGAGCGTATCCCCAACACCATGGACACACAAAATATTACCACATTCGGTTTCATGTGCTTTATGATCTTCTGGGCGGCCCAACTGCCAGCCCTATGGTTCCCACCACACACTCTGAAGTACTTGTTCACCGTCAAAAGTATCATCACGCCGTTCGCGGCTTTCGGCTTCTTGATCTGGACACTGAAGAAGTCGCACGGTAAGCTGGCGTTAGGCTCTCTTAATGACGTTCACCCCCACGGCTCCGAGCTTGGCTGGAACTTTGTCATCAGTATCATGAGTGCGCTCGACAACCTTTCGACACTGATCCTTAACGCGCCCGACTACTCGCGTTTCGCCAAAACCCGGTACTCCTCCATTTACTCGCAGCTGGTGATCCTCCCCGTGATGTACGCTATCATTTCGATCATCGGTATCATCGTGACATCAGCCGCGTACACAATGTACGGCATAAATTACTGGTCGCCGCTCGACGTGTTAGGCAGGTTCTTGGACCACAGCACGGCCGGCAACCGCGGTGGTGTTTTCATGATCGCGTTCTGCTTTGGTATCGCGCAATTGGGCTCTAACATCGCGTCGAACTCCATCTCTGCGGGTACAGACATGACCGCCCTGCTTCCcaagttcatcaacatcAGAAGAGGTGGCTACATTTGCGCTGCCATTTCGCTGGCTATCTGCCCCTGGAACTTGATGGCCTCGTCCTCCAAATTCACGACCGCGCTGTCCGCGTACGCCGTGTTCCTGTCGTCCATCTCCGGTGTCGTGTGCGCCGACTACTACGTCGTGAGAAAGGGTCTCATCAGCTTGCAGCACTGCTACAGCAACGCGCCCGGCACACTGTACATGTACGGCTCCCGGTTCGGTACCAACTGGAGGGCCGTGGCCGCATACGTGCTCGGAATCGTGCCCAACTTCCCAGGGTTTTTGGGATCTCTAGATGTCAAAGGCGTGCCGTCCGGAGCGATGCACGTGTACCACCTCAACTACCTCGTGGGATTCCTAGTCTCGTTCCTGCTCTACAGCATATTCTGCTACTTCTCGCCCGTCAACGGCATGCCCGAGGGCGTGGGGTTCTTCGATTTCTCCCGCTGGTTTGAGAGGTGGGTCGAGGTCGACGACTTCGCGACCCGCAGGAAGCAGTTCGAGATCGACGGCGTGGACCCGGACAATAACGAGTACACGGACGAGCTCTCGTCTGCCTCAGTGGACAACTTCCGCAACGACGGCAAGGTCTAG
- the PSA1 gene encoding mannose-1-phosphate guanylyltransferase (highly similar to uniprot|P41940 Saccharomyces cerevisiae YDL055C PSA1 GDP-mannose pyrophosphorylase (mannose-1-phosphate guanyltransferase) synthesizes GDP-mannose from GTP and mannose-1-phosphate in cell wall biosynthesis required for normal cell wall structure) translates to MKGLILVGGYGTRLRPLTLTVPKPLVEFGNRPMILHQIEALASAGVTDIVLAVNYRPEVMVETLQKYEKEYGVNITFSVETEPLGTAGPLKLAEEVLKKDKSPFFVLNSDVICDYPFKELADFHKAHGGKGTIVATKVDEPSKYGVIVHDIATPNLIDRFVEKPVEFVGNRINAGLYILNPEVIDLIDLKPTSIEKETFPILVEQKSLYSFDLEGYWMDVGQPKDFLSGSVLYLNSLSKRSPQSMAKGDNIVGNVIVDPTAKISATAKIGPDVVIGPNVTIGDGVRITRSVVLSKSHIKDHALVKSTIVGWNSTVGKWARLEGVTVLGDDVEVKDEIYVNGGKVLPHKSISANVPKEAIIM, encoded by the coding sequence ATGAAAGGTCTAATTCTAGTCGGTGGTTACGGTACCAGATTGAGACCCTTGACGTTGACGGTCCCTAAGCCTCTGGTCGAGTTCGGCAACAGGCCCATGATCCTGCACCAGATCGAGGCGTTGGCGTCCGCGGGCGTGACGGACATCGTGTTGGCTGTCAACTACAGACCTGAGGTTATGGTCGAGACCCTCCAGAAGTACGAGAAGGAATACGGTGTCAACATCACATTCTCTGTGGAGACAGAGCCTTTGGGCACGGCTGGTCCGTTGAAGCTTGCTGAGGAGGtgctgaagaaggacaagtCGCCATTCTTCGTGCTGAACTCGGACGTCATTTGCGACTACcctttcaaggagctcgCCGACTTCCACAAGGCCCACGGCGGGAAGGGTACCATCGTCGCCACCAAGGTCGACGAGCCCTCCAAGTACGGTGTCATCGTGCATGACATCGCCACCCCCAACTTGATCGACCGTTTCGTCGAGAAGCCAGTTGAATTCGTCGGGAACAGAATCAACGCGGGTCTGTACATCCTGAACCCAGAGGTCATCGACCTGATCGACTTGAAGCCAACCTCCATCGAGAAGGAGACCTTCCCTATCTTGGTCGAGCAGAAGTCCCTGTACTCCTTCGACTTGGAGGGCTACTGGATGGACGTCGGTCAGCCAAAGGACTTCTTGTCCGGCTCCGTGCTGTACTTGAACTCCTTGTCCAAGAGATCTCCTCAGTCCATGGCCAAGGGCGACAACATTGTTGGCAACGTCATCGTCGACCCAACCGCCAAGATCTCCGCCACCGCCAAGATTGGCCCAGATGTCGTCATCGGCCCTAACGTCACCATCGGTGACGGTGTCAGAATCACCAGATCCGTGGTTCTATCCAAGTCTCACATCAAGGACCACGCTTTGGTCAAGTCTACCATTGTCGGCTGGAACTCCACTGTTGGTAAATGGGCTAGATTAGAGGGTGTTACTGTCTTGGGTGACGACGTCGAGGTCAAGGACGAAATCTACGTGAACGGTGGTAAGGTCTTGCCTCACAAGTCCATCTCCGCTAACGTTCCAAAGGAAGCTATTATTATGTaa
- the MBP1 gene encoding transcription factor MBP1 (similar to uniprot|P39678 Saccharomyces cerevisiae YDL056W MBP1 Transcription factor involved in regulation of cell cycle progression from G1 to S phase forms a complex with Swi6p that binds to MluI cell cycle box regulatory element in promoters of DNA synthesis genes) → MSADQIYSAKYSGVDVYEFIHPTGSIMKRKEDDWVNATHILKAAKFAKAKRTRILEKEVIKDTHEKVQGGFGKYQGTWVPLDIARSLAAKFEVLGELKPLFDFTRTPGSESPPQAPKHHHASRADSAKRRNTRTASSAQAKSSEPSSSSATPTVPRRRGRPPSNKNKKPVANLERSQSDMVFPRPAIPVSSINSTRLPSIQSPLQRTISLDPVIIRESGGSPQQFKELDIEDGLSSDIEPAGVSKIEIAQSSSPSLPTSPSGLSEDNTFDQRALNVSTTNGEIGSATSPLSAMIPRFPSQSFSQASDISAKVNDYLSKLVDFFVSTELQAEDTTPTELLYPPQNSAPYIDAWIDHEHHTAFHWACAMGNLAIVEALYNAGASTRAVNVRGENPLIRCSIFHNSFTRRSYSRIFQLLHETVFDVDSKLQTVIHHIVERKSSTPSAVCYLEVLLSKLKDFSPRYRIENLINAQDQNGDTAVHLAAQNGDKVFFQTLVQHGGLSTIKNSRGLTATEILNQSLPSTQIPLASNGKFKQNVAPSSPSDFFMYPSKSATRLSRAIPEVVNVMKEMADGYNRLHQARETDVTNLEKTLKNMKKTVSTVRFKTIEALEADKELDPVQMMDVRFNEVQLLRHTLADCQNNMINRLERGQSRQLSSLVEDQEARVAKRSRREPGDDKIEQFKLALKLTQLQLKRKQKLFHILRVISDNSKIHKYRKMISQGTEMEVDEVDSCLDVILQSLRKSL, encoded by the coding sequence ATGTCGGCAGACCAGATATACTCAGCCAAGTACTCGGGGGTTGATGTTTACGAATTCATCCACCCCACCGGGTCGATCATGAAAAGGAAAGAGGACGACTGGGTTAATGCTACGcacattttgaaagcagcTAAGTTCGCCAAAGCGAAAAGGACTAGAATATTGGAGAAAGAGGTTATCAAGGATACCCACGAGAAAGTGCAGGGtggttttggaaaatacCAGGGAACATGGGTTCCACTGGATATAGCCAGGAGCTTGGCCGCAAAGTTTGAAGTGCTTGGAGAATTGAAACCGCTTTTCGATTTTACACGAACTCCAGGCTCTGAGTCTCCCCCGCAAGCTCCCAAGCACCACCATGCATCACGCGCAGACTCGGCTAAAAGGCGTAATACTAGGACAGCTTCCTCTGCACAGGCTAAATCTTCAGAGCCATCTAGCTCGTCAGCCACACCCACAGTACcgcgaagaagagggagACCGCCTtccaacaagaacaaaaagcctGTTGCTAACTTGGAAAGGTCCCAGAGCGATATGGTGTTTCCCAGACCTGCAATACCAGTTTCTAGTATAAACTCCACAAGGTTGCCATCTATTCAGAGTCCTCTACAAAGGACCATAAGCTTAGACCCTGTGATAATTAGAGAGTCGGGTGGTAGCCCGCAACAGTTCAAGGAGCTAGATATTGAAGATGGCCTGTCAAGTGATATCGAACCGGCTGGTGTTTCGAAAATTGAGATCGCACAATCCTCGTCCCCCTCACTTCCAACATCGCCAAGCGGATTATCCGAGGATAACACTTTTGATCAACGAGCGCTTAACGTGTCTACAACGAATGGAGAAATAGGTAGTGCTACGTCTCCTTTGTCCGCCATGATTCCAAGGTTTCCCAGCCAGTCTTTCTCACAAGCATCTGATATTAGTGCAAAGGTGAACGACTACCTTTCAAAACTCGTTGATTTCTTTGTGTCTACCGAGCTGCAAGCCGAAGACACTACGCCAACAGAACTTTTATACCCTCCACAGAATAGCGCCCCTTATATTGACGCTTGGATTGATCACGAGCATCATACTGCCTTTCATTGGGCTTGCGCAATGGGAAATCTAGCAATCGTTGAAGCCCTTTACAACGCAGGAGCAAGCACCAGGGCTGTTAATGTTAGAGGCGAAAACCCCTTAATTAGGTGTTCCATCTTTCACAACTCGTTTACCAGACGCTCCTACTCCAGGATCTTTCAATTACTCCATGAGACAGTATTCGATGTTGACTCTAAGTTGCAGACTGTGATTCACCACATAGTGGAAAGAAAATCTTCTACACCGTCAGCAGTATGTTACCTGGAAGTGTTATTATCAAAACTCAAGGATTTCTCGCCCAGGTACAGGATAGAAAACTTAATCAACGCCCAAGACCAGAACGGCGATACCGCTGTGCATCTCGCAGCCCAGAATGGTGATAAAgtgttttttcaaacattAGTCCAACATGGGGGGCTTTCTACAATAAAAAACAGTCGGGGGCTCACTGCGACTGAGATTCTAAACCAGAGCCTTCCATCAACGCAGATACCCTTAGCAAGCAATGGAAAATTCAAACAAAACGTGGCACCCTCGTCACCTTCGGACTTTTTCATGTACCCCTCGAAGTCTGCGACCCGCTTAAGCAGGGCTATACCTGAAGTCGTAAATGTCATGAAGGAGATGGCTGACGGCTACAACAGATTGCACCAGGCGAGAGAAACGGATGTTACTAACTTGGAAAAAACGTTGAAGAACATGAAAAAAACCGTCTCCACTGTGAGATTCAAAACAATTGAAGCGCTGGAAGCTGATAAAGAGTTGGATCCAGTCCAAATGATGGATGTCAGATTCAATGAGGTGCAGCTACTACGACACACTTTAGCAGATTGCCAAAATAATATGATCAATCGACTTGAGAGAGGCCAGTCGCGGCAGCTATCATCTTTGgttgaagatcaagaagctcgtGTTGCAAAGCGTTCAAGAAGGGAACCAGGAGACGACAAAATAGAGCAGTTCAAGCTGGCACTTAAGCTGACTCAATTACAACTGAAACGAAAGCAAAAACTGTTCCACATCTTGCGAGTCATAAGCGACAACTCCAAGATCCACAAATACCGAAAAATGATATCGCAAGGAACTGAAATGGAAGTCGACGAAGTGGATAGTTGCTTGGATGTTATTTTACAAAGTTTGCGTAAAAGCCTATAG
- a CDS encoding uncharacterized protein (similar to uniprot|Q07379 Saccharomyces cerevisiae YDL057W Hypothetical ORF), with amino-acid sequence MVEQDIVQATVVKQQETSENERFLYLKHSEFHSSTGIASILTFPTSLKFPSGRERILAEAEFGFPQHKLVLLVHGHSAHKNTVYMPLLAQKLADMGYYVLRIDFRNMGDSEPNRDPKVGRTIAQDCEDLETVYQFAGSSQCQQLVGHCLVLDTIVAHSRGVMSMFEFARQRFVPNLINCCGRFVAWGLFEKSRLRNPNWDAEGGFKCEMLRYGKMQELWIPKPETVSAATVDTTKFADIDPRSWVMSIYGSKDSVIPLSAFGQYSNLFQGRHTAEMIMDADHNFYGLPGDPNAMNLPLRKGLINYNVTTVELISAHLSPEKQLQRFYETTKFIQDLSNPSQLSSRWPLPYSFSNVSNFRDIGGYKTRDGYRVKPKVLYRCANPSEVTDKGIKFMKEQLHVTRIFDLRSTKEAAENGVISGIDVENLAFNQNVSAAPEELARLYRGLLLSSYMFPEAYQVMMQNSIPQIRRFCRYIINEECDELHAAVFHCAAGKDRTGILAVLILGLLGVDDDTIAHDYEMTSLGLQTEKRLKKAMEDRGDRYYEMLGSKDLARDYQATPMSMCKNLLSSKYEAMRLFLDHFRSVYGSFDSFYSSVVKLSGSEIKKLKEALLEPQDIEID; translated from the coding sequence ATGGTGGAGCAGGATATTGTCCAAGCAACGGTGGTAAAGCAGCAGGAAACCTCGGAAAATGAGCGGTTTCTCTACTTAAAGCATAGTGAGTTCCACAGCTCGACAGGCATTGCCTCGATTTTGACATTCCCCACATCCTTGAAGTTTCCGTCTGGGCGCGAAAGAATCCTCGCGGAGGCAGAGTTCGGATTCCCACAACACAAGCTGGTTCTCCTAGTTCATGGCCATTCCGCTCACAAAAACACAGTGTACATGCCTCTGCTGGCACAAAAGCTGGCAGACATGGGATACTACGTCCTCCGTATTGATTTCAGGAATATGGGGGATTCGGAGCCCAACAGGGATCCAAAAGTCGGACGCACCATTGCACAAGACTGCGAGGATCTTGAGACTGTTTACCAATTTGCGGGTTCTAGCCAATGCCAGCAACTTGTCGGCCATTGCCTTGTGCTGGACACCATTGTAGCACACTCCCGCGGGGTAATGTCCATGTTTGAGTTTGCGCGTCAACGCTTTGTGCCGAATCTGATCAATTGCTGCGGGCGGTTTGTGGCCTGGGGGCTTTTCGAAAAGTCCCGTCTGAGGAACCCGAACTGGGACGCCGAGGGCGGCTTCAAGTGCGAAATGCTGCGTTACGGAAAAATGCAAGAATTGTGGATCCCCAAGCCAGAAACTGTGAGTGCAGCGACCGTTGACACCACCAAGTTTGCCGACATTGACCCCCGATCGTGGGTCATGTCGATATACGGCTCCAAAGATTCTGTCATACCTTTGAGCGCGTTCGGGCAATACTCTAATTTGTTCCAAGGAAGGCACACAGCAGAGATGATTATGGATGCCGATCATAACTTCTACGGCCTGCCAGGTGATCCCAATGCCATGAATTTGCCATTGCGCAAGGGGCTGATCAATTACAACGTCACTACCGTTGAACTTATCTCAGCTCATCTCAGCCCTGAAAAGCAATTGCAAAGATTTTACGAGACAACAAAGTTTATCCAGGATCTTTCAAACCCATCGCAGCTGTCGTCTCGTTGGCCTTTGCCCTACAGCTTTTCGAACGTTTCAAACTTCCGAGACATAGGTGGGTATAAAACCCGTGACGGCTACCGCGTGAAGCCCAAAGTTTTGTACCGCTGCGCCAACCCTAGCGAAGTAACCGATAAAGGCATAAAGTTCATGAAAGAGCAGTTGCACGTAACTCGGATATTTGACTTGCGTTCCACGAAAGAAGCTGCCGAGAACGGAGTCATCTCGGGCATTGACGTGGAGAACTTAGCATTTAACCAAAATGTTAGCGCGGCTCCTGAAGAACTTGCGCGATTGTACCGCGGCTTACTTCTTTCCTCGTATATGTTTCCCGAAGCATACCAGGTAATGATGCAGAATAGCATCCCCCAGATAAGGCGCTTCTGCCGTTACATTATCAATGAAGAATGCGATGAGTTGCACGCTGCTGTTTTCCATTGCGCCGCAGGCAAGGACAGGACCGGGATCTTGGCAGTGCTCATTTTGGGTCTGCTGGGAGTTGACGATGACACAATAGCACATGATTACGAGATGACAAGCTTGGGACTGCAAACCGAGAAGCGTTTAAAAAAAGCAATGGAAGATCGAGGTGATCGATACTACGAGATGCTTGGTTCGAAAGATTTAGCCCGCGATTATCAAGCTACTCCGATGTCGATGTGCAAGAATCTCTTGTCTTCAAAGTACGAGGCCATGAGATTATTTTTGGATCATTTTCGTTCGGTTTACGGGTCATTTGATAGTTTCTATTCGAGCGTCGTTAAGCTCTCTGGCAGtgaaataaaaaaactgaaggAGGCCCTTTTGGAGCCTCAGGATATTGAAATAGACTAA
- the CSR1 gene encoding Csr1p (similar to uniprot|Q6B265 Saccharomyces cerevisiae YLR380W CSR1 Phosphatidylinositol transfer protein with a potential role in lipid turnover interacts specifically with thioredoxin peroxidase (Tsa2p) and may have a role in oxidative stress resistance), whose amino-acid sequence MSVEVAKGRVQTLTQDEELHLKQVWAYLFQHWGVQVNSASVFASETAGSGQSGSSGGNKNAEEKPAKKSGKLFGRFRKSSSNSSAAKSSRESNGAVPASSQRSTEPSEGARSHGTVHEALKNLKPDEISENFWDMLRSDYPDNLILRFLRARKWDTDKALGMIAHTLEWRLKEGHPDSIIRGGEQAAYQNNETGYIKNLELSKATQRGFDLHGRPIVLVRPRLHHSSDQTEEEMKKYCLLIIEQARMFLKEPVDSATILFDLTGFSMSNMDYTPVQYLISCFEAHYPECLGHLFIHKAPWIFPPIWNIIKNWLDPVVASKIVFTKNASDLAKYVPMKYIPSYLGGEDEYDFDSFKRPDESADVKLKDTKTRDSILEKRKSIIQQFIDSTKNWIESQNDEESKKWLETKISISKELSENYRELDPYIRSRSVYDINGTLKV is encoded by the coding sequence ATGTCCGTTGAAGTCGCCAAGGGTCGAGTTCAGACGCTTACTCaagacgaagagctgcACCTCAAGCAAGTCTGGGCGTATCTTTTCCAGCATTGGGGCGTTCAAGTCAATAGCGCTAGCGTTTTCGCCTCCGAAACAGCCGGATCTGGCCAAAGCGGCAGCTCGGGAGGCAACAAAAACGCGGAAGAAAAGCCGGCCAAAAAGTctggaaagcttttcggGCGCTTTCGGAAGAGCTCTAGTAACTCCAGCGCGGCAAAGAGTAGCCGTGAGAGCAATGGCGCGGTACCAGCCTCGTCGCAGAGATCAACGGAGCCATCCGAGGGCGCGCGTTCGCACGGGACAGTCCACGAGGCGCTAAAGAACCTCAAGCCTGACGAGATCAGCGAGAACTTTTGGGACATGCTCAGAAGCGATTACCCCGATAACCTGATCCTCAGATTTCTAAGAGCGCGTAAATGGGACACAGATAAGGCCCTTGGCATGATCGCTCACACGCTTGAGTGGAGGCTTAAAGAGGGCCACCCCGACAGCATCATCCGTGGGGGTGAGCAGGCTGCTTATCAAAACAACGAGACCGGttacatcaaaaaccttgAGCTTTCCAAGGCTACACAGCGAGGCTTCGATCTCCACGGTCGTCCAATCGTGCTGGTGAGACCCAGGCTACACCACTCTAGTGACCaaaccgaagaagaaatgaagaaatactGTCTTCTCATCATCGAGCAGGCAAGAATGTTTCTCAAGGAGCCTGTAGACTCCGCTACTATTCTCTTCGACTTGACTGGCTTCTCGATGTCCAACATGGACTACACGCCCGTTCAATACCTGATTagttgttttgaagctcactACCCGGAGTGTCTTGGTCACCTTTTCATTCATAAAGCTCCTTGGATTTTCCCTCCTATATGGAATATTATCAAGAATTGGTTGGACCCTGTTGTGGCATCTAAGATTGTCTTTACAAAAAATGCTTCGGACCTTGCCAAATACGTGCCCATGAAGTATATTCCTAGTTATTTGGGTGGCGAGGACGAGTATGACTTTgactctttcaagaggcCTGATGAATCGGCAGATGTTAAATTGAAGGACACAAAAACCCGCGACTCTatcttggaaaagagaaagtcTATCATTCAACAGTTTATCGACTCAACGAAAAACTGGATTGAAAGCCAGAACGATGAAGAGTCGAAAAAGTGGCTCGAGACCAAGATCTCGATCAGCAAAGAGCTGAGTGAAAACTATAGAGAGCTGGATCCTTATATTCGGTCTAGGTCTGTTTACGACATCAACGgaactttgaaggtttGA